The region gaattgccggaccaaccgggctgtggtggatatgtgggcctgcgggcagctccaagcaacagcctgttggaccaagctctcacaagtcaagcctggcctcgggccgggcttggggagtataagaactcccagaaccccatcaagtaggTATCGTCTTGTCCCCCTTCATCCGGTCCCCCCCCTCGTCATGTTCCACTCGTCCTGCCCCACCCtcgtcctgccccccccccctcctcgtccTCACTAGGATGAATCTTAGTGAGGATGGAATTTTTTATTGAGTGAGATTGTGTATTAGTGGAATTTGTCGTTTAATGCAGATAAGGGATGTGGGGTTCGACCCCACGCACCCCATGTACTGCCCATAACAAAGATCATTCACCTTGGAAAGTTTCGTAGCCCCACACGTCGGGCCCACCTACTTTGGACAAACAGAAACATTTCCCCTTATAGATATGTCATTAAAGAGAACAGGTTcgaggaccattcaagcttcttcACATGTGTGGTACTCTGTGATCCCGACCTGCTCAGATGAGTGACATAACTGGCTATGTCTCCACGAGTGTAGCCAGGTGTTGCATGTGTGAGGAGCTCACGACCTTCGTATACTTATGTCTCGTTCGTTGTAAGTATTGTGTTCTTGGATTTAACGAAAGCTTATAACACTGCATGGTATTCTTCACTAGCATCCTTACAAGTTTTAATAGGGCTTTTAAAAAATATTGCGTCCATACGATGGGATCGAGCCTGCATCCCTTACACGTGAATATAGCCTAGTCACCTCATTCTCCTAAAAAGGAAGTACTTTTAGTAACTGTGAGgttgaaagtaccaatatgtaatgaCGGACCAAAATAAATTAGACTTCTGTATTATTGAATGTTGACAAACTTGAAACTTTTGTTGTTATTAGGAACATAAAAATAAGACCTGACCTCTcctagcaatcctaggcctaatacacgttatCTTACCttacggttaccttgcgatggtttcggggcttagcgtccccgcggcccggtcctcaaccaggcctcctggtcgaggCCTAGACCAATATTTAAGTTTTGGTTTTAGCTTTGTTTTTTTTTCCGGATTGAAAAATTATAATAGTGCAAAATTTTACTAGAGCTCTAATACTACATATTGATACTTTCAACCTAATAGAAAAAGCACTATCAAATCAGGTTAATGGGTCGATTCCAgtcggcagtgtgtgtgtgtgtgtgtgtgtgtgtgtgtgtgtgtgtgtgtgtgtgtgtgtgtgtgtgtgtgtgtgtgttaagtccAGAGACACGGGTTCGATCCCATCATACGACCTCAATATTTTCTTATAGATCCATCTTGATTTCATTGTACACTGTTTTTAAGAGTTAAAATAAAAGGAGTTCTACCTTCTTGTTATTTCATACGGGAGGATAGTCACACAAGTGTTAGCAGCGTCACTGCCTTAGTAATTTCTGCTTCGAACTATAAGCGGCATTACATCGATTAGGATGTAAATAAACTCGGGTCACTCAAGTTCCCTTCCCCTTCTGTCATATTATACTATCAAGAGAAAGTTAAGTAAACTTAGAAGATTAGACACGTGGAAGATCAGGATTAAGATTTGGGATGTTGCCAGGATTTTGGATGACAATATAAGAACTATtgacggaacaaccgtggacaccttcaagagaaaactagatagtttcttcAAGTAGTGTCGGACCAATTGGGTAgtgatggatatgtgggcctgcgggccgcccaagcaacagcctgttggaccatgctctcacaagtcaagactGGCCCCGGGTCgggcccagaaccccatccaggtacaatcgagGTACGGGAGGAAGGAGTagtgcccatccacttggacggtcggggattgaacactgacctgTATGAAGTGAGACAGTCGCTCAACTGTCAGCCCATGGGATTGGACATGTAACAGGGACacaggtacctggttgatggggttctgggagttcttctactccccaagcccgggccgaggccaggcttgacttttgagagtttggtccactaggctgttgcttggagcggcccgcagggccacatacccaccacagcccggttggtccggcactccttggaggaataaatcttgttttctcttgaaaatgtccatggttgtaccggcaatatttcttatgcttgctgggagatgTTACTAGTTTCTTTATAGAAAACGCTTGGGGTGTATTGCCATACAAATGTGCATTAAACAGTGACTTTATTgaaacaaaaacaataacaaaggcTGTACCGAGACTAAACTTCAGTGACACTTAGTTATAGGAAGGTTGTGGCTTGTATGCTGGTTCAGGTGTGTATGAGGGCTGTGGGTACACGGGCTTGGGTGTGTACGAGGGCTGGTGTGGGTATGAGGGCTGAGCTTTAAAGGTGACGGGAGGTCCGTATTCGTGAGGGTGCTGGGCTTCTCCTTTATACTCCACGTTGGCTACGTAGCCCTTGTAGTGGTCCGCTTCGTATTGAACctgatttataaatatttattagttttgACATCAATAACAGAGAGAATCTGGTTAGGCATTAACATCATTAAGTGATATGTGTATTGTATATCTTTTTCTGGATAAGGACGTTAAAAGTCTTTTACCGTCTGCTTGCGTCCGTCGGGAAGATCGACATTGTAGGAGCCACGGACGGTGTTGCCGTCGGAGTTCTCACTGTGGCCGAAGTTGGTGCCGGAGTAGTCGTCCTTAACATTGTACTGGAAGTCGTGTGGCATACCCGGCTGGTGAATGAGATACATTCAATATTAATGAAACATTTAAATTATTTACACAAGGACAATTTTATATGTAGATAAGTTAAATGAATCAGAATTGGCATGAATATAAGTGATACGCATTGAACAATTTTATCCATAATAGACCTGTTTGTATCCGGAATGTACAGATGGGGGCCTGTAGTGGTCTGAGGCTTGTGTAAGAGCCACTCCCGCCATCACCACCAGCGCCACCTGCAAGGAGATACACACAAACATGCCCATCAAAACATAGATGCATTAAAcattaatttgaaattaaatgtcCTGTAATTGTCATAGATTCATTATGCTCCATATCTCTTGGCATACGAGTTCCTACCTTGTATTTTTGTCATTATCAATTCTTGAACTTGTGTATGTGTTAGACATAGGGACGAATCCTGTCATACATAAATCATCGCGCTATAATATTAGCTGTCAGACACACTTCTACTTGAATAGGGTGAGCACTAACATTATATCATGTTAGCGACCTTTCTCTATTACTTAGTAGGTTCTTACCTCATTCCATGCCTATTTAGttattaaaaatataaagttGAATTTTGTAAAGATAAAAAATTTGAGATAATTTAATGTTATGACGAACCTTGAGAGCCATGTTGAGTGTGTTGTtggatggtgagtgatggtggtgtacagtccgcgTCTGGCTTTATACTCACCATCCTCTCTCCTGGACCTTCCTGTCCCCGTTCTCCAACACCAGCTGTCGTACGTCAGGCAGATGTGTGAGGTGTGGTGCAGTAGTTCATTATTTTCccgaaattatatatttaagaaaattgtATAGCTCATGTCGTCTGTTGTCTCCTGAGAGTTAAAGCCCGGAGTCATTTGTGGGATATTAGTGCTCTAGCAAACCATTGCATGAAAGTTAGGCGGAAAACTCTGGTTCATTTACTGTAATTTGACATTTGTGGACGGTTCTAATGGTTAAGGGAGTTACATGGGTTGCTTATTTAGTAACGTTAACGCCAACCTACAAGGCCTGTTGACATTAAATCCCCGACCGTCGTAGCGGTTAGGCACCTTTCCTTTCTGTCGTCCCTTCCCaggtccttatcctgatcccttccaaatgctatatagccgtaatggcatggcgctttctcctgatagttcccttctcttctATGCTGTTCTTTATAATTCTCCATTTTCCTATTCGTTACTATGCTTGCAGTTTCATTCATTACTATATTCTCGAATTAGGAAGGTTGGCTACTTCTTTGCTGGTAAACACCGAGGATAAATAATTGTTTAATATATTTCTCGTTCCTGTCCCGTTATTTATCAGTTGCCTCGTTTTTGTTTGCCGAGACCCTGTTTTCTCCTCCATTAATTTGGTCAAATTGGGAAAAGCTTCAGGCATTGGACACTGCCCTAAGGTTTTCTTACCTGTCCACTACGAGTTATTACGGGAGCCTTACCACATGATGGGACCCTCTCCACATGATTGGAGCCTCGCCACATGATTGGAGCCTCGCCACATGATTGGAGCCTCGCCACATGATGGGAGCCTCACCACATGATGGGACCCTCGCCACATGATGGGACCCTAACCACATGATGGGACCCTCGCCACATGATTGGAGCCTCGCCACGTGATGGTACCCTCGTCACATGATGGGGACCCTCGCCACATGATGGGATCCTCGCCACATGATGGGACCCTCGCCACATGATGGGACCCTCGCCACATGATTGGAGCCTCGCCACATGATGGTACCCTCGTCACATGATGGGGACCCTCGCCACATGATGGGATCCTCGCCACATGATGGGGACCCTCGCCACATGATGGGATCCTCGCCACATGATGGGATCCTCGCCACATGATGGGACCCTCGCCACATGATGGGACTCTCGCCACATGATGGGAGCCTCGCCACATGATGGGATCCTCACCACTTGATGGGACCCTCGCCACATGATGGGGACCCTCGCCACATGATGGGATCCTCGCCACATGATGGGACCCTCGTCACATGATGGGACCCTCGTCACAAGATGGGACCCTCGTCACATGATGGGACCCTCGCCACATGATGGGACCCTCGCCACATGATGGGACCCTCGCCACATGATGGGATCCTCACCACTTGATGGGACCCTCGCCACATGATGGGGACCCTCGCCACATGATGGGATCCTCGCCACATGATGGGACCCTCGCCACTTGATGGGACCCTCTCCACATGATGGGGACCCTCGCCACATGATGGGATCCTCACCACTTGATGGGACCCTCGCCACATGATGGGACCCTCGCCACATGATGGGATCCTCACCACTTGATGGGACCCTCGCCACATGATGGGGACCCTCGCCACATGATGGGATCCTCACCACATGATGGGACCCTCGCCACATGATGGGGACCCTCGCCACATGATGGGGACCCTCGCCACATGATGGGACCCTCGCCACATGATGGGGACCCTCGCCACATGATGGGGACCCTCACCACATGATGGGACCCTCGCCACATGATGGTAATCTTTTCCACcatcgcccactggatgggtgtaaGCCAGGTCCATGGTTAATTGAACTACATGTAACTGGCCCACTACAAATGTAAGCTGCTCAGCTTAGAGACTGTTGTGGTCCAGGTCTTGAACCATCTTTAAAAGACTACTGATATTGAGATTTCTGAAAGAGAGAATACAGTGaatatatacggcacgcatagacacaataaaacatctaaaataCTAGGACCAAAGCTTTCAAAaagtactctctggaaaggagtcGAGACATCAAATAATACATGTaatatactggagggtcaggccccaaatttgcacagtagaataacaacatactggagctaaacatatggaaggaaatgcagaatagaattagtgaggagtagaggtgccataggcacaataaaAGAGTACAATCAAGAGGTCCATGACTGTTCAACACCCAGCAAGCATTATAAATATAGCCCGAACAAAGGTAGAAGTCTTTAAGAAGGACTTTGATTAGTTCCTGTAAGAAGTGCTTTgccaaccgggttgtagtggatatgtggtccTGCGGGTTGcgccaagcaacaacctgttggaaAAAGTTATCGCAggtcgagcctggccccaggccggactcagggagaagaagaactctcggaaccctctccaggtatgttccaagTATATACATTAAAATATGTAACTCGCTTATAAAATCTGTTACTTAGCTAAATcaattttggggttcagttcgTGAGCCCATTTTGTGCCTCTGTAATCTTTTCCACTAtgtacccacgggatgggtatggggtccactaccttacACGGAattagtatggggtccactacacccacatgaatgtatggggtccactacaccaACGGGaatgtatggtgtccactacaccCACATgaatgtatggggtccactacacccACATGAATGCATGGGATCCACTTCACCCACATGAATGTATGGGTCCGCTACACCCACATGaatgtatggggtccgctacaccCACATgaatgtatggggtccactaccccacatgaatgcatggggtccactataaccgtATGAATGTATGGGGTCTACTCACATGAATGTATGGGTCCTCTACACCCATATgaatgtatggggtccactacacccACATGaatgtatggggtccgctacaccCACAGAATGGATATGTGGTCCATTAactcccactggatgggtatagagTTCACATCCGCCCATAGGATGAATATGGGGTCTCCTATACTGAAGGGTAAAGGGCTAATTTTCGCGGAGAGGATTCGTGTGGAGTCCAcgatcgcccacaggatgggtataggacgCATAACAAGATGTAACACAATTATGGTTCTTggatattgtgttatttactgattACGTGTGCCTCAAAACCATATAAATAATAGATATCCACTCAAACTTTGTTTATGTCACAAGACAGTCACATTTTGAAAGTTACTTATTGTCAATATAATTTGCATGTTTTTGTTTCTGTTGTTGTCCTTGCTGTCCCAAAGGCAAAGATAGCAGAGAAACCTGGTGAAGCTGCTTTGGAGATCTATCAGGAGTGCCGCCATTTTTAAGTAGCCAATGAGGTCCCAGCGGTATTCAACGTACTTCAAAGAAAATGATAGAAAAATGTGTCTGATCTGTAACTATCATCTGGCGTCATTGGGGACTGGGTTTCACTGAAAAGCCGCCCAATTTCCAGTCCTTTTAATGATCTGATGATCATTGGATGACAATATAAAAAATATTCCCGGAACAAACGTGGACAcctagagaaaactagatagtttccttcaAGAAATTCCGGACCAATTGGCCTGTGATGGATATGTGGGCTTGTGAGCCGCTCCTAGCAACAGTCTGttgaaccaagctctcacaagttggacgggcggggattgaacaccgacctgcatgaagtgagaccatcGTTCTTCTGTCAGCCCATGGCATTGGGCATGTAGCAGGACACAGGTGTTACTAGTTTATACAAAACGCTTGGGGTGTATTGacagaaaatgtgcattgaacagTGAGTTTATTGAAACAAAAACATAACAAAGGCTGTACAGAGACTAAACTTCAGTGACACTTAGTTATAGGAAGGTTGTGGTTTGTATACTGGTTCAGGTGTGTATGAGGGCTGTGGATACACGGGCTTGGGTGTGTACGAGGGCTGGTGTGGGTATGAGGGCTGAGGTTTAAAGGTGACGGGAGGTCCGTATTCGTGAGGGTGCTGGGCTTCTCCTTTATACTCCACGTTGGCTACGTAGCCCTTGTAGTGGTCCGCTTCGTATTGCACctgatttataaatatttattagttttgACATCAATAACAGAGAATTTGGTTAGATATTAACATTATTAAGCGATATGTGTATTGTACATCTTTATCTGGATAAGGACGCTAAAAGTCTCTTACCGTCTGCTTGCGTCCGTCAGGAAGATCGACATTGTAGGAGCCACGGACGGTGTTGCCGTCGGAGTTCTCACTGTGGCCGAAGTTGGTGCCGGAGTAGTCGTCCCTAACATTGTACTGGAAGTCGTGTGGCATACCCGGCTGGTAAATGAGATACATTTACAATAAAAATATTTGATGAATGTTGAAAGTGTTATTTACACAATAAATCGGACTTGGCATGGATATAAGTGATAAGCATTGAAAATTTTTATCCATAATAAACCTGTTTGTATCCGGAATGTACAGATGGGGGCCTGTAGTGGTCCGAGGCTTGTGCAAGAGCCActcccgccatcaccaccaccaccagcgccacctgCAAGGAGACACAAACATGCCCATCAAAACATAGATGCATTAAAcattaatttgaaatgaaatgtcCAATAGTTGTCATAGGCTCATTATGCTCTATATCTCGTAGCATACTAGTTCCTACCTTGTATTTTAGTCATTATCAATTCTTGAACTTTTGTGTATGTGCCAAACATAAGGACGATGCCTGTCATACATAAATTATCGCTCTGTAATATTAGCTGTCAGGCAGTTGTCAGACACGCTTCACTTGAATATGGTGAGCACTAACATTATATCATGTTAGCTACCCTTCTCTATTAGTAGGTTCTTACCTCTCTCTCCATGCTTCTTTAGTTATTACAAATATAAGGTGAATTTTGTAAAGCTAAAAAATTTGAGATAATTTAATGTTTTGACGAACCTTGAGAGCCATGTTGAGTGTGTTGTtggatggtgagtgatggtggtgtccaGTCCGCGTCTGGCTTTATACTCACCATCCTCTCTCCTGGACCTTCCTGTCCCCGTTCTCCAACACCAGCTGTCGTACGTCAGGCAGATGTGTGAGGTGTGGTGCAGTAGTTCATTATTTTCccgaaattatatatttaagaaaattgtATAGCTCATGTCGTCTGTTGTCTCCTGAGAGTTAAAGCCCGGAGTCATTTGTGGGATATTAGTGCTCTAGCAAACCATTGCATGAAAGTTAGGCGGAAAACTCTGGTTCATTTACTGTAATTTGACATTTGTGGACGGTTCTAATGGTTAAGGGAGTTACATGGGTTGCTTTTTAAGTAACAAATATTTACAAATTTAAACAATACTCTTATCCTTCTACCGATAGCAATGCTTTTTGCTAGGTCATAGTGTTGTTAAGTTGATGCATTGTAGGAATTCCATTTTTTTAATTTACTTTGAAATCGTGCTGATGAAATATTTAATCCTGTGAGAATAGCTTGTTATTTTTACAACATCTTAACGTTTCACTGTGTTATAAGCGACTTTGTTTTCTAGAGCGACGTTACCCATTAAGTCGTAATTGACCACACAAAAAAATAATTTCACACTAATGGCTTCATAGGTAAGTTCTGGAGTCACTTCCGTAAAAGAGTAGCCTAGAAAAGTGACGATTTGTTCCCCACTTTGTCATCTAAGTAGCTTGACgaaaataaagaatatttataATTTCGTTTGAGAATCACACTTTACTACGAAATATATTgactgcagcccgtcctcatcagcaTGACTCGTCCTCGTCAATATGACACATCCTCATCAACATGGTCAATCCTCATgagcacagcccgtcctcatcaacatggcCAATCCTCATgagcacagcccgtcctcatcaacatggccaatcctcatcaacacagcccgtcctcatcaacatggcCAATCCTCATCAACATGGtcaatcctcatcaacacagcccgtcctcatcaacacagcccgtcctcatcaacatggcCAATCCTCATCAACATGGtcaatcctcatcaacacagcccatcctcatcaacatggtcaatcctcatcaacacagcccgtcctcatcaacatggtcaatcctcatcaacacagcccatcctcatcaacaatggCGAAATGGTCGTTAATCCAACCGCCAATCCTTTCCCTTTTCGGTGTACGAATAAAACACTTCACACACGACTCTCAACCGATGACTTAACAACATTTCCAACAGCGCCTCGCTGACAACCTCTACGAATCTCACAGCTGTAAATGCTTCTCCAGTGcacaatgtaaaaaaaaaaatcaacaaaatTTAAACACCTAACCATATTTAGGTTTAACTATTAAAATGTTATTTTACCTAGGAAAAAAACTGATTGTAATATAGTTAagatttattaattgtatatattCCTGGCCTGGCCTGGGGTCGGCAGCTGTATGGACGAGTATAATCTAAGAATGGATTGATTATTCTTCATTCGGACAATGCTTTATGGGGCGTTTTCGGATTATTTATTGACCTAAATATAATGAAAGTTACAATAAATTATATATTCTATCACAATTATATTCAACACAAAATAGACAAATTACGCTGTTCATTTTTACCTAATCTAATAAGTTATTTTAGATTAATTtacttgaatttacctgagggtcactatCTCCCTAGGGGCCTCGACGAGAGTAGGAAGCCGGCGGGTTGTCGAAGGTCTCGCTGCTGATTTTGTCGAGCAGGATTTTGACATTCTGCattgttttggcatttacggcttcggcgagtAAGCGGTTCCATTTGTTTACTATCTCTGGCTCTTTACCAATAACTGTTTATACATATGCACCCAGTTGTCTGTTGACAGCCCCTTCTCACTATTTGACACTGTAAAAAATGCAAtggttttgcttaactaaaaacgCTTAAACCTTAGCAACCCACGAAACCCATCGAGGCCGATGCTCAGATAACCTCAATATTACGATGCTTTAGTTTTTTATAAAGCGCTACAATTTTGACGGATTGGTTGATTGCGTTACAATGTgatgcattaggtgagaggacaggttaTGTAGAGGTATCTGTCCAGAAGATTAAGGTAAACTTCTGCTTAATTAAGCTTGTGTAACAACCTTGGTTACAAGTTGCATATTGTGTGATGTCTTACACACTTATGCTCCAGCGACGGATGAATGTGTACATGTTTAAGCTCCAGCGACGGATGAATGCGTACATGTTTAAGCTCCAGCAATGGATGAATGTGTACATGTTTTAAGCTCCAGCAATGGATGAATGCGCTTAGATTTACGCTCTAGCACATTGATGTTCAGTTGGATATCACAACCCTTCCTCCAAATATTATGCAACCTGTACTCACTATGGTTCAAAATATGAACTGCTGTATAAAAAAGTTCACATTTGGTACTATTGGAATTATTGAAGGGCTTAAACAAAATTGGAAGAGTAATTATAGTTACTCACAAGCTTGAATTAGCAATTTTACGCTGAACATATTAGGCCTCATTGCAAGAATGGCTTCGAAGGGGTGCAAACAACGAAAAAAGAGTAAAGAATCACAGCATTAGAAAATCCATAGTTTGACGGAGTCCAGGCTATAAAGCTCAATCCTGCaacgtcggggattgaacgccgacctacacgaagcaagaccgtcactctaccgtccagcccaaatgctTGGACAAGTAgtttttgggcaccattccttctccccgtcccatcccaaatccttatcctgatcccttcccagtgtcatatagtcataatggtttggcgctttctcctgatagttcccttccctactATATCTCAgttaggtaaattttttttttacacaggtggATATAGGATTAGACGACTTGCCTTTGTGTGATTCTGGGGGTCAGGGGGTTCCCGCGGCCTCTGATCagatctctgaccaggcctcttggttgacggtctggtcaaccaggctgttcgacgcggctgatcgcagcctgacgcatgaatcacagcctggttgatcaggtatcctttggaggtgcttatcaagttctcttgaacactgtgaggggtcggccagttatgcctcatgtgtgtagtggaagcgtgttggacagtctcgggcctctgatgttgatagagttctctctgagtatctgttgcacctctgcttttcaacaggagtattctgcacatcctgccatgcctcctggtctcgtgtggtgttatttgtgtgttcaaatttgggaccagcctctctaATATTTTCCTTGTGTAAATTATTgtgcatctctcccgcctgcgctctagagaatacagatttaggcttttgagtcggtcccagtaatttagatgggttattgagtggattctagctgtGAAGGATCGCTGCGCGCACTTCAGGTCAGCAATTTTTCCAGCTTTGAcaagggctgtcattgtgcaacagtattccactttagagagcactagcgttttgaagagtatcatcattggtacggcatctcttgtttgaaaggttctatTATCCAACTAGTTATTTTTCTAGCAGTTGTGACGGCTTAATTTTTCTGTTCTTTAAAGCTAAGGTTTTCTGCCATGATtatacccaaatcctttacattgttgttacgttcaatgttatgaattgactgcgttttgtacgtggtttccgtcttTATATATTTCTCTTTCTCTAATTTctcttcattaaataccatattattttctgtagccctttGAAAGAATGAACGACCACTAAGACCTGTTCACAGACTGAGAgctttcccatagctcatggggaACCTTTCCCACTAGTTTCCATGGAATTTAACCCACCAATCATTTAACAACTAGGTATCCAGTCACTGCTGGGTGATCGGAGGCATACTGTTAAGGACTGGTACCTAGACAAtcctcccccggccagg is a window of Procambarus clarkii isolate CNS0578487 chromosome 41, FALCON_Pclarkii_2.0, whole genome shotgun sequence DNA encoding:
- the LOC138373200 gene encoding cuticle protein 7-like; this translates as MHLCFDGHVCVSLQVALVVVVMAGVALAQASDHYRPPSVHSGYKQPGMPHDFQYNVRDDYSGTNFGHSENSDGNTVRGSYNVDLPDGRKQTVQYEADHYKGYVANVEYKGEAQHPHEYGPPVTFKPQPSYPHQPSYTPKPVYPQPSYTPEPVYKPQPSYN
- the LOC123761155 gene encoding cuticle protein 7; the encoded protein is MFVCISLQVALVVMAGVALTQASDHYRPPSVHSGYKQPGMPHDFQYNVKDDYSGTNFGHSENSDGNTVRGSYNVDLPDGRKQTVQYEADHYKGYVANVEYKGEAQHPHEYGPPVTFKAQPSYPHQPSYTPKPVYPQPSYTPEPAYKPQPSYN